One part of the Phaenicophaeus curvirostris isolate KB17595 chromosome 2, BPBGC_Pcur_1.0, whole genome shotgun sequence genome encodes these proteins:
- the NFKBIE gene encoding NF-kappa-B inhibitor epsilon has product MSRAAGGESRKEAAGWEAEDGQCDSGIESLRSLPGGRETPAEVPPEVPPAQGAAEERLDSSYGSGALPEALPGLPAACRAEEPPPPPPGLSRQQLEALTYVSEDGDTLVHLAIIHCVPAVALCCIAQLPREVLEIQNDLFQTPLHLAVYLEQPSVIEALIHKGVNLGLQDRNGNTPLHLACEQQHLQCAQQLLQGTALTEGTDQPHRHHQDLQLQNWQGLACLHISTLKGNIPMMSLLLESGANIDVREGTSGKTPLHLAVECHNRRAVQFLLRNGAYVDAQMYNGCTPLHLAVGRKDAAIAAILSHSGADTLLRNMENETAQDLADGNDDLLALLPFDDLKISGKPVVCSE; this is encoded by the exons ATGtcgcgggcggcgggcggcgagAGCCGCAAGGAGGCGGCGGGTTGGGAGGCGGAGGACGGGCAGTGCGACTCCGGCATCGAGTCGCTGCGGTCGCTGCCCGGCGGCAGGGAGACCCCCGCCGAGGTCCCCCCCGAGGTCCCCCCCGCGCAGGGCGCCGCCGAGGAGCGCCTCGACTCCAGCTACGGCTCCGGAGCCCTCCCCGAGGCTCTGCCCGGGCTGCCGGCCGCCTGCCGCGCcgaggagccgccgccgccgccgccggggctCAGCCGGCAGCAGCTCGAAGCCCTCACCTACGTCTCGGAGGATGGAGACAC GTTGGTTCACCTGGCCATTATCCACTGTGTCCCAGCTGTGGCACTCTGCTGCATTGctcagctgcccagggaggtgctggagaTACAAAATGATCTTTTCCAG ACCCCGCTACACCTCGCTGTGTACCTGGAGCAGCCCAGTGTGATAGAGGCACTGATCCACAAGGGAGTCAACCTTGGGCTGCAGGATCGCAATGGAAACACCCCACTGCACCTGGCCTGCgagcagcagcacctgcagtgtgctcagcagctgctgcagggcacAGCCTTGACGGAGGGCACAGACCAGCCCCACAGGCACCACCAGGACCTGCAGCTCCAGAACTGGCAAG GCTTGGCCTGCCTGCACATCAGCACCTTGAAGGGGAACATCCCAATGATGTCTCTTCTGCTGGAGAGCGGTGCCAACATCGATGTTCGG GAGGGCACAAGTGGGAAGACCCCTTTGCACCTGGCCGTGGAGTGCCACAACCGCAGGGCTGTCCAGTTCCTGCTGCGCAATGGGGCCTATGTGGATGCCCAGATGTACAATGGGTGCACCCCACTCCACCTGGCTGTGGGCCGCAAGGATGCTGCCATCGCTGCCATCCTCTCACACTCTGGAGCCGACACCTTGCTGAGGAACATGGAGAACGAGACAGCCCAGGACTTGGCTGATGGCAACGACGAT CTCCTCGCCTTGCTGCCCTTCGATGACCTGAAGATCTCGGGAAAGCCTGTCGTGTGCTCTGAATGA
- the SLC35B2 gene encoding adenosine 3'-phospho 5'-phosphosulfate transporter 1 has translation MATGEEIPPGLQDSWGDFWLFRFFVNAAGYASIVVPGFLLIQYFKRRNYLETGRGICFPVIKSCVFGSEAKSVHQEDGSLPPRAEPTESSTARQVFKLLFCAAGLQASYLTWGVLQERVMTRTYGATETDPGEKFKDSQFLVFMNRILAFTVAGLYCALTKQPRHGAPMYKYSFASLSNILSSWCQYEALKYISFPTQVLAKASKVIPVMMMGKLVSHKSYEYWEYLTAALISVGVSMFLLSSAPNRHVSTVTTFSGVVLLAGYIIFDSFTSNWQDALFTYKMSPVQMMFGVNVFSCLFTVGSLLEQGALLESLRFMARHSEFTTHAVLLSVCSACGQLFIFYTINQFGAAVFTIIMTLRQAFAILLSCLIYGHTVTVVGGLGVAVVFMALFLRVYARSRMKKRSKKLPPGESPVQKV, from the exons ATGGCTACTGGTGAAGAGATCCCCCCTGGCCTGCAGGACTCATGGGGGGACTTCTGGCTCTTCCGTTTCTTTGTTAATGCTGCTGGGTATGCAAGTATTGTGGTGCCGGGATTCCTCCTCATCCAGTACTTCAAGAGAAGGAATTACCTGGAGACAG GCCGAGGCATTTGCTTCCCTGTCATCAAATCATGCGTGTTCGGCTCTGAGGCAAAGTCTGTACACCAGGAGGACGGCTCCCTGCCACCCCGAGCAGAACCCACAGAGTCCTCTACAGCCCGACAGGTCTTCAAGCTGCTCTTCTGTGCTGCTGGTCTACAG GCCTCCTACCTTACATGGGGTGTCCTCCAGGAGCGTGTGATGACGAGAACATATGGTGCCACTGAAACAGACCCTGGTGAGAAATTCAAGGACTCCCAGTTCCTAGTGTTCATGAACCGCATCCTGGCCTTCACAGTGGCTGGTCTGTACTGCGCCCTGACCAAGCAGCCACGCCACGGGGCTCCTATGTACAAATACTCTTTTGCCTCCCTCTCCAACATCCTCAGCAGCTGGTGCCAGTATGAGGCACTCAAATACATCAGCTTCCCTACCCAGGTGCTGGCCAAGGCCTCCAAAGTGATCCCAGTGATGATGATGGGCAAACTCGTGTCACACAAGAGTTATGAATACTGGGAGTACCTGACTGCTGCTCTTATCTCTGTGGGGGTCAGCATGTTCCTGCTCTCCAGTGCTCCCAACAGGCACGTGTCCACTGTCACTACTTTCTCAGGCGTTGTCCTCCTGGCCGGCTATATAATCTTTGACAGCTTCACTTCCAACTGGCAGGATGCCCTCTTCACCTACAAGATGTCTCCCGTGCAGATGATGTTTGGTGTCAACGTCTTCTCCTGCCTTTTCACGGTGGGCTCTCTCCTGGAGCAGGGTGCCTTGCTAGAGTCGTTACGCTTCATGGCCCGCCACTCAGAATTCACCACCCATGCTGTGCTGCTCTCGGTGTGCTCTGCCTGTGGCCAGCTCTTCATCTTCTACACCATCAACCAGTTTGGGGCAGCCGTCTTCACCATCATCATGACCCTCCGCCAGGCCTTTGccatcctcctctcctgcctcatCTACGGGCACACTGTGACTGTTGTGGGTGGGCTGGGAGTAGCCGTTGTCTTCATGGCTCTATTCCTCCGTGTCTATGCCCGCAGCCGCATGAAGAAGCGCAGTAAGAAGCTCCCACCAGGCGAGTCCCCTGTACAAAAGGTCTAA